A single Filimonas effusa DNA region contains:
- a CDS encoding RagB/SusD family nutrient uptake outer membrane protein: MNRLYKIKSFFFISMLALGLTMAAGSCKKAYLNIDEYIYDFIQLDSVFATQDKLLQYINGIASYLPAEDRLWTSSWSPFQGASDENFTSWNDARHAGIKLLLGEITPYTANSYYNNYENWYRGIRKANTVIARIDECKELSLVTKREYLGEMYFFKGYFLYHLIQQYGPAVIPSDTAQDLTASSSSLSLERSSYDDCVKYIIKNMEQAYNLLPATKDALAEVNRPTSGAALAVMSRVLLVAASPMYNGNPAYATWKRSDGTNFISTSEDNSKWGKAAVAAKRVMQTGRYELYIFPRAADTDPLAANVPSAAYPNGAGGLDPYRSYKYTFVGEVPATSNPEIIWSRNVDPRGTDSPLWLSTPSHMSGGNGLNITQDLVDAFKMKDGRDINSSSATYPYPDAATAYQPIGALKNISDVQLVANTPKMYDNREARFYANIGFCHSYWKGTSYTGTDANIKNVEITYYSNGTAAPINTFPNDYNHTGYTCIKYNHFADNMKQSGSILPKVFPMFRYAEILLNYAEALNELNNPYTDALTGITVERNVTEIANAFNRVRFRAGLPGLSAAELASQATIREAIKRERKVEFACEGRRYHDLRRWLDAPVAYSQPVVGMNVAASSSNRQQFFTRTTLNEQLTLRFWSFKMYFWPIPKNALDKNTKLVQNPSW; the protein is encoded by the coding sequence ATGAACAGATTATATAAAATAAAATCATTCTTTTTCATATCGATGCTGGCCCTGGGCCTGACGATGGCAGCAGGTTCGTGTAAGAAAGCTTACCTGAATATCGACGAATACATTTACGATTTCATTCAACTGGATTCCGTTTTTGCAACGCAGGATAAGTTACTTCAATATATCAATGGCATTGCTTCTTACCTGCCGGCGGAAGACAGGTTATGGACCTCATCGTGGTCGCCGTTCCAGGGGGCATCGGACGAGAATTTTACTTCGTGGAACGATGCAAGGCATGCCGGCATAAAGCTGTTACTGGGTGAGATAACGCCTTATACTGCGAATTCGTATTACAATAATTACGAGAACTGGTACAGGGGCATCAGGAAGGCGAATACTGTTATTGCCCGGATCGATGAGTGTAAAGAGTTGTCGCTGGTGACTAAAAGAGAATACCTGGGTGAGATGTATTTTTTCAAGGGGTATTTTCTTTATCATCTTATACAGCAATACGGGCCGGCTGTGATACCATCTGATACGGCGCAGGATCTAACGGCGTCATCGTCGTCTTTATCACTGGAGCGGAGCAGTTATGATGATTGTGTGAAATACATTATCAAGAATATGGAGCAGGCCTATAACCTGTTACCGGCTACCAAGGATGCGCTGGCGGAAGTGAACCGTCCTACTTCCGGTGCGGCGCTGGCTGTGATGAGCCGTGTTTTACTGGTTGCTGCCAGCCCTATGTACAATGGCAATCCTGCCTATGCTACGTGGAAACGTTCTGACGGCACCAATTTCATATCCACTTCGGAGGATAACAGCAAGTGGGGTAAAGCTGCCGTTGCGGCAAAGAGGGTGATGCAAACGGGAAGGTATGAGCTTTATATTTTTCCGCGGGCAGCCGATACCGATCCACTTGCTGCCAACGTTCCTTCTGCGGCCTATCCCAATGGCGCAGGCGGACTGGATCCTTACCGGTCTTATAAATACACTTTTGTGGGAGAGGTACCTGCCACAAGTAATCCTGAGATCATATGGTCACGTAACGTAGACCCTCGTGGTACCGATTCACCGTTATGGTTGTCTACCCCTTCGCATATGAGTGGCGGGAACGGGCTGAATATTACGCAGGATCTTGTAGACGCTTTTAAGATGAAAGACGGCAGGGATATCAATAGTTCAAGCGCTACGTATCCTTATCCCGATGCGGCTACAGCTTACCAGCCTATTGGTGCGCTCAAGAACATTTCCGATGTTCAGCTTGTGGCGAATACGCCTAAAATGTATGATAACAGGGAGGCGCGCTTTTATGCCAATATAGGTTTTTGTCATTCGTACTGGAAGGGCACTTCTTATACCGGTACCGATGCTAATATCAAAAACGTAGAGATCACGTATTATTCAAACGGAACTGCTGCGCCTATCAATACCTTTCCGAATGACTATAACCATACAGGTTATACCTGTATCAAGTACAATCATTTTGCCGACAATATGAAGCAAAGTGGTTCTATTCTTCCGAAGGTATTTCCAATGTTCCGCTATGCGGAAATACTGCTGAACTATGCAGAGGCGCTTAATGAATTAAACAATCCCTATACCGATGCGCTTACGGGCATTACCGTTGAGCGGAATGTTACCGAAATAGCCAATGCCTTCAACCGCGTTAGGTTCAGGGCGGGGCTGCCGGGATTGAGCGCTGCTGAACTTGCCAGTCAGGCTACCATCAGGGAAGCCATTAAAAGAGAGCGTAAGGTAGAGTTTGCGTGTGAAGGCAGGCGTTACCACGACTTACGCCGCTGGCTCGATGCGCCTGTTGCTTATTCGCAGCCTGTTGTGGGTATGAATGTGGCTGCCAGTTCAAGCAACAGGCAACAGTTCTTTACCAGGACGACGCTGAACGAGCAACTCACGTTAAGGTTCTGGAGCTTTAAAATGTATTTCTGGCCGATCCCTAAAAATGCCCTGGATAAGAATACCAAGCTGGTTCAAAATCCAAGTTGGTAA